The proteins below come from a single Deltaproteobacteria bacterium genomic window:
- a CDS encoding fibronectin type III domain-containing protein: MKWEDNADNETGFRVERRAEGTNEFQWLTALDADANSYVDKAVAGGKSYCYRVQAYNPLGASGYSNESCAKVSTLLLGVENPEVDQVVSGISAIRGWAFDSVGGRKIDRVELFVDGSLVGDVPCCSPRGDVQSIYSQFPADNTTNSGWGTGVNWSDLPPGPHTVQIKIKGVSGETISSETRQVKVIRPGTSAFVDVFSLSRASTQVNGQELILQNVIVRDKATQQQSDVTATFRWLTNAQAFGMTQAFTVSNTAASQSSLLARVGAQMRRWWNESMLSVSSAYAASKIVALIESPDNGQVVFGVNVFRGWAFDEDPNVTIRSIRFTVDDTPVTTIPCCAGRADVAAMFSTIANAGKSGWGITLNYANLPAGSHTVGVQIESSAGVTFSTSRQVNVVKLPGFEFLDLVDFTVATVRIEGDDIVVSGVRIRDAASQRTTTVQLRLRWSFNSQTLGVVAIS; this comes from the coding sequence ATAACGCGGACAATGAAACTGGATTCAGGGTTGAGCGGCGCGCAGAGGGGACGAATGAGTTTCAATGGCTGACCGCTTTGGATGCGGATGCAAACTCCTATGTTGATAAAGCGGTGGCCGGAGGGAAGTCCTATTGCTACCGGGTGCAAGCGTACAATCCGCTCGGAGCCTCGGGATACTCAAACGAATCCTGTGCGAAGGTTTCGACATTGTTGTTAGGGGTTGAGAATCCAGAGGTCGACCAAGTGGTCTCTGGCATTAGTGCGATTCGGGGGTGGGCATTTGATTCTGTCGGTGGAAGGAAAATTGACCGTGTTGAGTTGTTTGTTGATGGGTCTTTAGTCGGCGACGTCCCGTGCTGTTCTCCGCGTGGTGATGTGCAGTCGATATATTCGCAATTTCCTGCCGACAACACTACGAACAGTGGGTGGGGCACGGGTGTGAACTGGAGTGACTTGCCTCCTGGACCGCATACCGTGCAGATCAAAATAAAAGGTGTGAGTGGCGAAACCATTTCCTCGGAAACCCGGCAGGTGAAAGTCATTCGTCCTGGAACGTCCGCTTTTGTCGATGTGTTTTCCTTGTCTCGCGCTTCGACTCAGGTCAACGGTCAAGAACTCATTCTCCAGAATGTCATCGTGCGCGATAAGGCGACACAACAACAAAGCGATGTCACCGCGACGTTTCGTTGGCTGACGAACGCCCAGGCATTCGGTATGACTCAAGCGTTTACCGTGAGCAATACTGCAGCGTCCCAATCTTCACTGTTAGCGCGGGTCGGCGCGCAGATGCGACGATGGTGGAATGAAAGCATGTTGAGTGTGTCTTCGGCTTATGCAGCCTCGAAGATCGTTGCGCTTATCGAAAGTCCTGACAATGGGCAAGTTGTTTTCGGTGTAAACGTATTCCGTGGCTGGGCGTTTGATGAAGATCCCAATGTGACCATTCGCTCCATTCGTTTCACTGTTGATGATACACCGGTCACGACGATCCCCTGTTGTGCTGGACGGGCAGATGTGGCAGCCATGTTTTCCACGATTGCGAATGCCGGTAAGAGCGGCTGGGGTATTACTCTTAACTACGCAAATCTCCCTGCAGGATCTCACACTGTGGGAGTACAGATTGAGTCGTCGGCTGGGGTGACGTTTTCTACTTCTCGTCAAGTCAACGTGGTCAAACTCCCTGGGTTCGAATTTCTTGATCTCGTCGATTTCACCGTAGCGACTGTTCGCATCGAAGGGGACGACATCGTTGTTTCAGGGGTCCGCATTCGCGACGCCGCCAGTCAACGGACCACGACTGTCCAGCTCCGCTTACGGTGGTCGTTCAACTCACAAACGCTTGGGGTGGTGGCGATTAGCTGA